The segment CGGCGAAGAAGCAGGCTTGCTGGCGTTGATCGACTTGTTCAAGAAGCAGAACCCCGGCATCGACGTCATCAACGCCGCCGTTGCGGGAGGGGCGGGCACCAATGCGAAGGCGGTCCTCGCAAGCCGGATGCAGGCGGGCAATCCGCCCGATACCTTCCAAGTTCACGCCGGGCGCGAGTTGCTGGACACATGGGTTGCCGCCGGCAAGATGGAACCACTGAACTTCCTGTATGACGAGGAAGGGTGGCGGGACAAGTTCCCGAAGGATCTCATCGATATGTTGAGCAAGGACGGCCAGATCTATTCCGTGCCCGTCAATATCCATCGTGGCAACGTTCTCTGGTACAACGCAAAGGTCTTCGATCAGCACGGCTTGAAACCGCCCAAGACGTTCGATGAGTTCTTCCAGGTGGCCGATGCGTTGAAGTCGAAGGGCGTCACGCCCCTCGCCCTCGGCGACAAGGAGCCGTGGACACTGTTGCATCTCTGGGAGGACATCCTACTGGGTGTTGCCGGCCCGGAGGGCTACAAGGCGCTGTTCACGGGGTCAAAGCCGTGGAACGGTCCTGAAGTTCGGCAGTCCCTGGAGATCCTGGGCCGCATGCTGCAGTACGTCAACGTGGATCACGCCGCCAGGAACTGGCAGGACGCCGCGAAATTGGTGGCGGATGGCCAGGCAGCGATGAACGTGATGGGGGACTGGGTCAAGGGGTATTACACCGTCGACCTCAAGTTGAAGCCTGAAGAAGACTTCGGATGGGCCCCCACACCCAATACGGAAGGCAGCTTTATGGTGGTCTCCGACACCTTCGGCTTGCCGGTTGGTATCAAACACCGCGACGCGACCATTAAGTGGTTGAAGCTTCTGGGTTCCGTGGAAGGGCAAGACACCTTTAACCCGCTGAAAGGGTCGATTCCTGCTCGTCTCGACGCGGACCCCAGCAAGTATGACGCTTATGGGAAGTCAACCATGGAGGACTTCAAGACCAACGAGCTAGTTCCCAGCCTGGCTCATGGCAGCGCCGCACCTCCTGCTTTCGTGGAGCAGGCGACTCAGGTGATCCGTGTCTTCGCAACGACAGGAGACGTCGATACCGCCTTGCAGGGGCTCGCATCCGCGGCCAAGCAGTACCTGGATCAGTAACGTGCCTGGGTAGGTTCAGTAGGGCCGATGTCGGCACAGTCCGATGCGGGGGTGGGGCCGGGGCGTGATCTTGCCCCGGCCCCGGGCCCCGTTGGGGGTCGATCGTCTTGAAGTCCAGCCTTCATGCTGATCGGGTTTTGCCTATTGTGTTACTCTTGCCGTCTCTTCTCGCGGTTGGCGTTTTCGTCTACGGCTTCATCGGCTGGACGGGCTACGTATCCCTATCACGCTGGAATACTTTCGTCCGTGACCTGTCCTTTATAGGCCTGGAGAATTACAGGGCGCTCTTCGAGGACTTCCGATTCCGGGCTGATATTCGCAATACCATTGTGTTCACGGTCATTTTCACCGCTGCTTGCCTGGTGGTCGGTTTGGTCCTCGCTCTCTTGTTAGACCAGCGCCCGCGCGGTGAGGCCTTCTTCCGAAACCTGTTTCTATTCCCTATGTCACTGTCCTTTGTGGTCACCGGGGTTGTGTGGCAATGGTTGCTAAACCCGACTACTGGTATAAACCTCTTGATCAAAAAGATAGGTATCTCGGCGGTTCCGCTGTGGTATGTAGATACTCGCGTGCTGCCAGGTTTATGGTCTTGGGGGCAAGTGCCGTTGGGCGTACCTCTCGCCATGATTGCCGTCGTCCTGGCGGCCGTCTGGCAGATGTCCGGGTTTGCCATGGCCATCTTCCTTGCCGCCCTCCAGGGTATCCCCGATGAAGTCCGTGAGGCGGGCCAGATCGATGGGGCTACCGGGTGGCGACTTTACCGGCACATCGTCCTACCGTTGCTGTGGCCGGCAGCCGTCACCGTGACCATCGTTCTCGGTCACGTGTCCTTGAAGGTGTTCGACTTGATCTACGCGATGACGGGGTCCGGCGCCGCCTATGTCACGGACATGCCAAGCGTATACATGTTCGAAACGACATTCCGCGGCAACCGGTTTGCTCAAGGCGCGGCGATTTCCATGATCATGCTCCTACTGACGATGGCGATCTTCATCCCGTACCTGATATGGCGGGAGCGGCGGGGTGAAATGAGTGGCTAGGCGCGTATTGATGTACATTGGCCTGGTCTTGTTTTCCTTGGTTACCCTAACTCCCGTGTGCGTTATGATCTTGACCTCGCTGAAGACGGCGGCGGAAGCATCGCTCGACCAGATGTGGAATCTACCGCATAATCCGAATTTGGACAGCTTTCGTATAGCGTATGCAAAGCTTGGCCCTCACTTCCTTAATACCTTCAAAGTGGTTGTGCCGGCAACCGTGGTCTCGGTCCTGATAGGGTCGATCAACGGATACGTCTTGGCGAGGTGGAGGTTTCGTGGTGCACAGGCGTTGTTTACCATCTTGCTTGTCGGAATGTTTATCCCATACCAAAGTGTTCTTATTCCGCTAATTACGACACTTCAGGCGATGGGCTTGTACAACACACTGACCGGTCTGGTCATCGTACATGTCGTCTACGGTATACCGATAACGACCCTTATATTTCGAAATTTTTATGCTAGCATACCCAACGAGATTACGGAGGCTGCCTTGCTGGACGGTGCAGGTGTGTTGCGGCAATACCGGCACATCATCGTGCCCTTGTCAGCACCGGCTGCGGTGGTGGTTGCGATTTGGCAGTTTACATCCGCGTGGAACGATTTTCTATTTGCAGTGGCTATCACGGGGCCGGACCGGCAGCCCGTGATGGTCGCGTTACAGAACCTCTCCGGAAGTCAGATCGTCCAGTGGAATGTTCAGATGGCGGCTGCATTTCTTGCCGCCCTACCCACCTTGCTCGTGTACGTTCTTCTGGGTCGGTACTTCGTAAGGGGTTTGCTGGCGGGAGCCCTCAAAGGATGAGATGGAGGCGACCCTGGTACTTGAGACATGGGCGGCCCTCTTGTGGGCGTGTCGTTCGGGTCTGAGCGTCGGCAGACGCGATCCGGAGGGTGGGGAGTCTCATGCCCCTGGTGGATGCGCGCGAGGTCTTGCGGCGGGCAGCGGCGGAGGGATACGCCGTGCCCGGCCTGAACTTCCACAGTCTCGATATGGTCCCGGCCTTGCTGGAGGTGGCGGAGGCCGAGCGGTCACCCCTGATCCTCCAGGCCTCGGCGGGGACGATCGCCTTCCTCGGCTTCGACGCCATCGAGGCGGTCGTGCGGGCATCGGCCCGCCGGTGCCGGGTGCCTGTGGTCCTGCACCTCGACCACGCACGCGATTACAAGCTCGTGCTCGGGGCATTGCGTCACGGGTTCACCTCCGTGATGGCGGACGGTTCTTCGCTCCCCTTCGAGGACAACGTGTCCTTTACGGCCAAGGTGGCCGAGGCCGCCCACGCTGCCGGGGTGGCGGTCGAAGGGGAATTGGGATACGTGCCGCGGGCGGGGGATCCGGCAAACACAGGTGTGGCCGGTGCGCCGGAGGGGTATGAGTTCACTCTTCCCGAGCAGGCGGAGGAGTTCGTGGCGCGCACTGGCGTGGACAGCCTGGCGGTCGCGGTCGGCACCGTGCACGGGGTCTACCGGGAGGCACCGCGACTCGATCTCGAGCGGTTGGCGGCCATTCGCGCCCGGGTGCCGGTACCCCTGGTCTTGCACGGGGGCTCGGGTCTGACGGCCGAGATGTTGCAAGCCGCCATCGCGTGGGGGGTGGCCAAGGTCAACTTCGCGACCGAGCTCAAGCACGCATGGGCTGGCGCACTGCGGGCCGCTCTGTCGGGCAACCATGAGACGGATCCGCGCAGGCTGCTCGCGCCGGCGCTCAAGGCGCTGCAGGACGAGGCAGCGCGGAAGATTCGCCTCTGCGGGTCCCAGGGGCGGGCGTGAACGAATGCCACCGGGAGGCAGGTGCGAGTCGTGCCGGTGAACCGGTGCGCAGGGGGCGGGGGGCGAGTGCTGGCGATCTGCCTGAACCCCGCCCTCGACATCACCTACGAGGTCGATCTCCTCCGCCGCGGCACCACGCATCGCGTGCGCCGGGTGCACATGCGGGCCGGCGGCAAGGCGGTCAATGTCGCCCGGGTCTTACAGGGGCTGGGCGCGCCCGTGGCGGTGGCCGGTTTTGCCGCGGGCGCCACGGGCCAACGTCTGGCCGAAGAGCTTGCGCAAGCGGGGTTGGAAACCCGCTGGGTCTGGGTGGAAGGGGAGACCCGGCGCTGCCTCGCCGTCTTCGAGCAGGATGTCGCCCAGTCGACCGAGTTCAACGAGCCCGGGCCCGAGATCTCCCCGGGAGCATGGGAGGAATTCGTGCGCTCGTTTGCGGAGTGGGTGCGGCGGGACGAGTTCGCGGCCGTCGTCTTGTCGGGAAGCCTTCCGCCGGGTTTGCCTGGAGACGCCTACGCATGCCTGATCCGTCTGGCCCGTTCGGCCGGCCTGCGCACCGTCCTGGATACCAGTGGCGAGGCCTTGCGGCACGGGCTCGTTGCGGCTCCCGACATGATCAAGCCCAACCTGCGTGAACTGGAAGAGCTCATGGCGGGTGAACTTGGTAAAGGTGAAGCACTCATGGCCCGGACCGGCAGGGGCGCCGTCGTCCCCGGCAGATGGCGGCGCCGTGCCGCCAGTTCCGAACCGCGGGTACAGCCCGAGGGTAGGCCGCCGTTACCGCCCGAGCCTAGGCCCCTGAACGGCGAGGGAACACCCGCTGCGCCCCCCAGCGCCCCGCCGGCCCCTTGCGACCGCGCCGCCGACCAACCCTTACCCTCCGTGGAGGAGATCCTGGGAGACGCCGGTGGGGTCGGCGGAGCATCGCCCCGGCTGCAAGAGGTCAGGAGAGCCGCGGAGGCCCTGCAGCGTGCGGGGCCGGCCGCGGCGGTGATCTCCATGGGGGCCGGCGGCGTGGTGGCCGCGACGCCCGCTGGGACATGGTGGGCGCAGGGACCGG is part of the Thermaerobacter subterraneus DSM 13965 genome and harbors:
- a CDS encoding class II fructose-bisphosphate aldolase, whose translation is MPLVDAREVLRRAAAEGYAVPGLNFHSLDMVPALLEVAEAERSPLILQASAGTIAFLGFDAIEAVVRASARRCRVPVVLHLDHARDYKLVLGALRHGFTSVMADGSSLPFEDNVSFTAKVAEAAHAAGVAVEGELGYVPRAGDPANTGVAGAPEGYEFTLPEQAEEFVARTGVDSLAVAVGTVHGVYREAPRLDLERLAAIRARVPVPLVLHGGSGLTAEMLQAAIAWGVAKVNFATELKHAWAGALRAALSGNHETDPRRLLAPALKALQDEAARKIRLCGSQGRA
- a CDS encoding carbohydrate ABC transporter permease, with the translated sequence MYIGLVLFSLVTLTPVCVMILTSLKTAAEASLDQMWNLPHNPNLDSFRIAYAKLGPHFLNTFKVVVPATVVSVLIGSINGYVLARWRFRGAQALFTILLVGMFIPYQSVLIPLITTLQAMGLYNTLTGLVIVHVVYGIPITTLIFRNFYASIPNEITEAALLDGAGVLRQYRHIIVPLSAPAAVVVAIWQFTSAWNDFLFAVAITGPDRQPVMVALQNLSGSQIVQWNVQMAAAFLAALPTLLVYVLLGRYFVRGLLAGALKG
- a CDS encoding carbohydrate ABC transporter permease, yielding MKSSLHADRVLPIVLLLPSLLAVGVFVYGFIGWTGYVSLSRWNTFVRDLSFIGLENYRALFEDFRFRADIRNTIVFTVIFTAACLVVGLVLALLLDQRPRGEAFFRNLFLFPMSLSFVVTGVVWQWLLNPTTGINLLIKKIGISAVPLWYVDTRVLPGLWSWGQVPLGVPLAMIAVVLAAVWQMSGFAMAIFLAALQGIPDEVREAGQIDGATGWRLYRHIVLPLLWPAAVTVTIVLGHVSLKVFDLIYAMTGSGAAYVTDMPSVYMFETTFRGNRFAQGAAISMIMLLLTMAIFIPYLIWRERRGEMSG
- a CDS encoding ABC transporter substrate-binding protein gives rise to the protein MRQWRTMVVTLVAALILAGCGQQPAQPAAERQAQQGNQQAGTTSEQAVEIFSWWTGAGEEAGLLALIDLFKKQNPGIDVINAAVAGGAGTNAKAVLASRMQAGNPPDTFQVHAGRELLDTWVAAGKMEPLNFLYDEEGWRDKFPKDLIDMLSKDGQIYSVPVNIHRGNVLWYNAKVFDQHGLKPPKTFDEFFQVADALKSKGVTPLALGDKEPWTLLHLWEDILLGVAGPEGYKALFTGSKPWNGPEVRQSLEILGRMLQYVNVDHAARNWQDAAKLVADGQAAMNVMGDWVKGYYTVDLKLKPEEDFGWAPTPNTEGSFMVVSDTFGLPVGIKHRDATIKWLKLLGSVEGQDTFNPLKGSIPARLDADPSKYDAYGKSTMEDFKTNELVPSLAHGSAAPPAFVEQATQVIRVFATTGDVDTALQGLASAAKQYLDQ
- a CDS encoding 1-phosphofructokinase family hexose kinase → MLAICLNPALDITYEVDLLRRGTTHRVRRVHMRAGGKAVNVARVLQGLGAPVAVAGFAAGATGQRLAEELAQAGLETRWVWVEGETRRCLAVFEQDVAQSTEFNEPGPEISPGAWEEFVRSFAEWVRRDEFAAVVLSGSLPPGLPGDAYACLIRLARSAGLRTVLDTSGEALRHGLVAAPDMIKPNLRELEELMAGELGKGEALMARTGRGAVVPGRWRRRAASSEPRVQPEGRPPLPPEPRPLNGEGTPAAPPSAPPAPCDRAADQPLPSVEEILGDAGGVGGASPRLQEVRRAAEALQRAGPAAAVISMGAGGVVAATPAGTWWAQGPVVRGNPVGAGDALVAGLVDGALRGWAWPECLAHAVAVAAATVTSPVAGRFEADAYASLRPQVRVVALSPRA